In Epinephelus lanceolatus isolate andai-2023 chromosome 7, ASM4190304v1, whole genome shotgun sequence, the genomic stretch GTTTGTTTTAGGTTTGTCAGAGTTCAAGATACCAAGTTAAAGGAgtaatgtgtaggatttagggggatgtattggTAGAAATGGTAattaactatgttttcatttgtgtaaGATCACCTGAAACTAAAGGCGCTTTCAcatctgccctgtttggttcgtttgggcaggtgtgaacacaccactGCACTCGGGTGCCCACCAAAACATCCAGACTGagtcaaaacattgttttctagttggagccgcgcctcattttcaaactgtatggtttgactaaaatgaacaatgacagcaatacagttcacgatgaccagcgctaaaatcaacctgtgtagttgtccctccactgtgacattagaaagtgtcacatttatcttacaagtgtactcttcttcactgttttgtttacttcctggatttttcccgcatggaaattctgaccaatcaagagcagctttctcgcacaaggtatttgatctggtccacttgtaaatgctgccgtgagaacttGAACcatctaggcaattatgcaaatttttgacaaaataagtccctgattcagaccaaagcaaatGAACACCTGAGACCTGTTATTCTGTTAGACATAGAAATTTTAGGTGGATATAAATGAATACTTTGACTTACAGATAAACATTTTGTTACCAAACTGATCAGCACCAGAAAATTTGTTGGTGTGATAAGAGACCTAAAAATGTTGAATTACTACTTGTGTTTGAGTCCTGTGTTGAAtttggtggtggtggagcaACACCTTTAGTTAGATCACTGCTTTAAAAAGATTTCAGTATTTCTTCATGACTTTTGTGTAAGCACCACCCTAGTTCTGTTTTTTCACAGACAACTCCTCCAAGTTTCATTAAGATACATGAGTTTGCTTCTCAGCACTGATTCAAATGCGATTTCAGTTCTGTTAATTTTCACTTGTGTGTATACTGTATTTATTGTTATAAGGTCGAAGCAAACTTGCATGAGCTGCACAGCCATGCACAACATTCATGTCACCATGATGATGTAACTGAGTGATGTATTACTTCTTAACCATTAAACTGTCTACTGTATGTGCGAGACATGTAGATGATGTTGGGATCCAGTAACTTCCCACCCTCAATTCACCAAGTTTAAGAAAAATCTCTACGACACCCCAACTGCATGAAAGTCTATATTTTATAGGAACAATGATTTAAATGCAACTTTCTCAGAGACCACAAACCACAAACAACTGCAATGGAACCAGCAACATTTTCGTAGCTTAATTTATTTCCAGTCATTTCACTGAGTATACAAACAGTAGTTCAACATTACAGTGGAAGTCCTCCCCTGATGTTGGTAGTCTAGGGAAGAGGGAAATCCAGCAGAGGCACTTCTTGTCATATTTGGTCCATGtgcatttcttctttttaatgttCACAGTATTTAATAGACGTAGCTGGCGGTGTACAGAGACTGCATGGAGGCCTGGTCAGCTGAGCCGGAGGGCTTGTACTCTCCCTTGGCAGCCAGGCCGTTGATCTGGAGAGAGCAACAGAGGGGGAGAGTCAGGGCAAAGTCAAACCTGAGCGTTAATGATCAGCCTGGGCTACATTAGTGCAAGACTGCATGTCCAGAAAGCTTTTAAGAATCAATCATTTACCAGTCGGTATAAAGTTGGGTAATACAAGGGTAGAGTGATTTAACAGCCAGTTTTGTGCACAGTCCACAACTACGTATTGATAAGTGGGAATCATTTATTAGCGTCTGTTCAGTATTAGGTGATAGCTCTTCATGCCCTTTGAGACTAACCTTAGCCCTGGTGCAGAAAGCTTCCTGTGCAGCTGCCTTGTTGGCAGCTTTGCCCTGCCAGGCTGCAAGAGCAGAGGCCTGGAGTGCACGGCCGTATGAGAAGGTCAGCTTCCAGGGGCGGTGGAGGGGCACCTGGTTGATGGCGTTCAGGTTGCGGGAGGCCTCCTCCTCACTCTGACCTCCAGACAGGAAGCAGATGCCTGGAAAGACACAGAAAGCAGCATGCCACTGAGAAACTCTTCATTCCTCTTGAATTGGTTCGCTAAGGGAAAAGCTGGCCTTATGACACTTACCAGGCACAGAGGCGGGGACAGTGCGCCTCAGAGCGGTCACTGTGGCCATGGCAACCTCCTGAGGGGTGAACTTCTTAGCGCAGGAGTGTCCGGCAGTGACCATGTTGGGCTTCAGCAGAGTGCCCTCCAGGTACACGTGGTGATCAGACAGAGCCTTGTACACAGCAGCCAGAACCTGAACATGAAGAAGCAGATTTATTACTACACAtgcttttaaatatgttttccatCTTTACTGCTGGTGGTTTCGCCGACTAAGCGGAAGACAATGCACCAACCTTTTCTGTGACGTACTGGCAGCGCTGCAGGTCGTGCTCTCCGTCAGGCAGGATCTCTGGCTCCACAATAGGCACCAGGCCATTCTGGTGGAGAACAAAAATGTCAGTTTAAAATGTATTACTTGCAGCCAATATTTTTAAATCACAGCAAATTAATTTCTGTGCAGACTATGGCCGCACACACCTGTTGGCAGATACTGGCATATCTGGCGAGGACATTGGCGTTCTCTGCGATGGCGAGAGGTGACGGGCAGCCGTCTGAGATCTTGAGCACACACCTCCACTTGGCAAAGTCACAACCGTCCTTCTTGTACTGGGCACAGCGCTCCGACAGCCCATCAAGACCTGTAGAAAAATAAGCAACAGGGTGTAGGTATGCTGAGGGGAGGGTTATGTTCAGTCTGGATAACGCtgctaataaaaataaaatccatttTCACCTTGTGTGGTGGTCTCTCCGTCTGTTCCATTCAGACCAGCTGTGCCTTTGTCCACCTGAACAAGAAATCAAAACACATCCATTAGCTTCGGATCAACATGTGGACAACCTGAGGATGAGTGCATTCGACTAGGCTCATCCTCCACTCACCTTGATGCCAACAACAATGCCCTTATCCTTGATGACTTGGGGGAAGAGCTTGCCGCTGTTTGCTTTCTGGTACAGTGTCTCATGGAAGAAGATGACCCCACCTATGCAGTTGGACATGGAGGCATCACAGGAGAAGAGGAGGTCACGGAAGCAGCGACGGTTCTCCTCGTTGTTCTCCACGTTGATTTTCTGGAGACGTTTTCCCATTGTTCCTTAAAAGTGGAAGAGGGAAATAATTTCAGTCGCACACTCTGCAGTCACCTCTCGTCGCAGAACAACAACTAGACACTTGAGGCTCACCTGTCGACTCATCTGCGGCCAGGATTCCCTTTCCTGGAGCTACGATCTTCTGAGCAATGTCAGAGAGCTCCTTCTTCTGCTCCGGAGACAGGGATGGAAACTGATGGGTCATCCTAGAAGGAGAAAAACAAGTTATTTCACAAAAACTCCTCAAGAAGTATGAGGAAGATGTAATCTTTTTTTCCAATCTAACACAATGAACCTCTGACGTCCTGTCTCTCTTGCACCACCTCTGTAAATATTTGGCTTGCATGGTTGAACTTTGGCCTTCAAGCAGATAAGTTCTGACTTTAGATGCGTAGACACAAGTTCATAGTTCACCTTAACTTGTTGCCTAATGTTTACTGCAAAAGCCCCCCCAACTTAATATCATAATATGCAGGCTGGCTTGGAATTAAAATTACGTGCACAATTTGCAGACATGCAATATGTGAGCACAAAAGGCACACTGAACACGGATGTGTTTACCTGCAAGTATTTGCACAAAGCCCGAGGCATAGTGGCAACCCTCAGGCTGACAGCATATAGGCTGCAACACttgcaaagtaaaattacaaCAAATCTACTCTtcaaatagaaaaaataaactgtaaCTTGAGCATTACTAATTGGCAGCCTGTTTTTCCAGCCCACTTCAGACTGTTAAAACGTGCATCTTGAATGCATGTATGCAACTTAACATCCATTACTGCACAATTAGAAACACGAGGAAACCCGAAGATGCAGACTAATCTTGCAGAAACCATGCAACTGGTTcaagacaaacacaaaagacaagtGGAAATCAGTGACAGAAAGAGAACGCAAAAGCTAGAAACTAGAAAACAAGTCTTACTTTGACAGAGTTTTAATCAAATAGCGACGGCAACACAAATGGCACACAGCCTGGACAGCGTCCCGGAAGCGACTGATTGAAGGGGCCGAAGCTGAGGCTTTAAGCTGTATTTATTGCCTGCTTGGCGCTGTGGAGGAGGTGCTCGTGATGTGGCAGGGCGTGTGAAACCCCTGTAACGCAATTGGCCGGGTCGCACAGACAGGGGCGGTGTTTGCATGATAAGGCATCAATGCTCATTTGTGGACTTTAAGCTGATGTTAGAATCTGAGGTGAAAACAAGAAGCGAACACTGTGTGACGACTGAAACAAGCCATAACGTCGAAGTCTGCATGCAACACACAGTCCTGAAACTGCCTCAGTTTTTTCTGCTCGGTGCACGCACTGGGAAAATGATGATATGTAATGGAGGAGGCTGCTGCAATGTTGCAATTCaggtttctttgtttcttttgtcctgGTGAACAACATGATTCTGCCTGTCTGTGTCACACAGGAGTGTTCAGAGGACAGGTACAGTTTGATTTCCAATCCCAGAGTGGTGGGCAGAATTAAATTAGATGCATCACAGATCACAAAATGTATTCACAAAGACAGATAAAGAAAAGGCACATGTACAACTCATAAGAAACAATGGAGATGTGAAATGGAACACCCTGATAAGCTACGGAAAGCTTGAGAGCAGGGGCCCAGACATGAAGCAAATGTGTTCATGAACACACCTAGatttaaagaaaaggaaagtGCATATAATATACAGTAACATTTATAACCTGCAGAACTCCTAAGGCTGTAATGTTGAAGATacaattcaaaaacaaaaacaaaacatttgtttaacaaCCAGATACAGATCATGGCCCTAACTTATGTAACACTTTTTCCTTGTTTATTGAAAACGGCATCTTCCAAAGTCCTGCAGAGCATATACTGTACGTATCATGACATATACTTTCAACTGTGggaatttttctttttatattatttaggTATACCCTTTCCTTTCCCTGCACATGGATTGTCATTATTTGTATGTCACTTTTTAGATTTTAATCCATGTGAATTGACATCTACACCAGGTTAAACTTCTagtagttttttattttaggatGTGCAATTATAATAAATTCACTTTTAGATTTAGAGTGTAATCACACTATTGTAGGACCAAGTTTTGGCCTACTTATGCTCGTACAGTTGCAACAGAAAAACTTGCTTTTTCATGCTACTTTGTGCTTGTTTATCTTCCTCATGCATCACATTACTCGTCAAACGGGTCATGCATCAACTGTTTCCCTATCGATTGctgaaaatggcccaaaaagacttgcAGGGGTGTTTGTAATGCCATCACCAGTCCATGAGTGACCTCAGCAGATAGGGGTGTTTGCACTGACAGTCTGGCATAGATCTGTAACTCACATTTGATGACTTTTGCACAACTCGGACTCTGCACCCACTGTGCAATGTACTCTTTAATAGTGCTGATCAGAGGTCAGCCTCTGCCACATACGTGATCTGCTATATaaggactgactgactgagagaAAGTGAGTCAGGAAAGTGCTAAATGTCGTCCTGACAAGTTTGTTTAAACCCACAAATATGTGaactaaattaaaaatacaGTGCCAGAGGAATGCTGGTGTTGTTGTAGTTGCACAATAATTGCATCAAGCATTGCAGCTCTTGTGGAGTTATGGGTCTGTGGGAGCAGCAGTCCAACCCTGCAGGAACACAAAGTATCTCTTCTGTAAACATTTGGACGTGTCTGAGTTGTCTCAGTAGTCTAAAGGGAAATTATCCAAGTGCGTGCATTACAAATGGCTGTCTTGATTTAGCTGCAGGCTTTTCAGGATTGTTACACAATGTTTGGGATCCTGTGAATTTAAATCATAAAACTCACTCAATACTTAGGATAGGAATAGATTACTAACAGGGCAAGAGGGGGAAAATGCCCAGAACCCCCTGGTGCACGGTATTTCAAGTACTTATTTGTGATTTGTTTGTGAATTTGCACCAATATCAACTGGGTACTGCATTATTATGTCATCTTTGGGCCCTAGAAAGACCCTGTGTCCAAATCTAGTCCCAGAACCTtaattattgcagcctattttaTATTGTGCTCCCATGGTGCATTTTGCTTTTCATCAAATCACCACAATATAACTCAGCAGTAAATCTGGGCCATGGTAATGGGTCTATTCTAGTTGAGAAATATTAGTAGATGCTAAATATAATGAATCTGCCATCTATAATGGGCAATAGACCgtttcaaacttgacaacataGACTGATTTATGAATCCaagtgtatttcctgttgggatGTTTGTTAATGCAGTAGCTAACAAAGAAATTACAAAAGATACTTATAGCTTCCTTggaagtaaacatggacccaAGCTGTTACTCAAGCAACAGAACAGCAATGAACTGGTCTATATGCAGAGTTAAAGAGTTAAAGAAAGCAGTGGAGCATGTACTGATTTAATGCGAGAAGAGGACAGGGCAGACTGTATCTGCTTAGGAGACTAAGGTCCTTTGGAGTACAGGGTGCACTCCTGGGGACCTTCTGTGGTGGCATCACACATCCTCTATGGAGTGGTTTGTTGGGGCAGCAGCATCTcgacagctgacaggaagagactcaaCAGACTGAtaaagaaggccagctctgtcctgggatgctccCTCGACCCTGTGAAAGGGGAATGATACCCGAGCTATTATCCCATACGGACAACATGTCCCACCCCATGCGGGACACACTGTCAGCACTGGGCAGCTCCCTCAGTGAAAGGCTGCTTCACCCGTGGTGTTTGGAGGAGAGGGACTGCAGGTCCttccttcctgctgctgtcagactatGCAACCAACACTGCCCTCAGTAGACCACACATACAGAAACCATGGACAGTCAATCATCACTCATGTGcaatatctgtatctgtatatgCAAACTGCGAAATATCTACACTTATATGTGCAATAATGTAAATTCTGCCACTCTGCCTGTCTATCTATTTATTACGATCAGTCACTCAGGTGCAAATTAGCATTAGTATTACTTCTTTTGACGCTTCCTCGGtatattgctttgtgtttttatactgtttgctctttgtttttgtacagtttactCATTTTTACATGCTTAGATATATGCTGCTgtgtactttatttttttctactgatgcttcctgtttgtATGAAGTATGTGTGAGTATGAGGAAGAGAGAAGGGCTATGATTGCAGGTTTACAGAGGTCAGGATGACTGGAGGCCAGGATTAAAGTAGTGCTTGTGGGGACACAATGAAGGGAGGAAATggatattaatatttttgagAGCAATGGGACTAaccagaagactagaaaaggaTAACAGTGGACGAGTAAAACCAGAGGGAGGCAGCAAAGCAACTTAAAGGATGACAGCTACAGTAAAACTCCAACGAAGAAGAGCAGTGTGTGGTTCCCTCCCTGCCGGTAGGGGGCGCTGTGTCGTCTGAAGGTTGTCCCAGTAAAGCTGGTTGCACTTCCGGTTCCTAGAGGCACGGAGCCGCAACATCAACAGCCACATACAGATTCAAATAACAGTATAAAACTCGTAACAGTTAAAGCGGTAAGATTTTGGTTAGGTGTTATTGACACTGACAATATTACAAATTAAATGCATCGATGGGTCGGGTCAGATCCGGGCTCTGCCGAGCATCAACGGCATCTAAAGCTAGCGTTAGCaagaagctaacattagcttaacgTTACACTGGCTCGATTACTGCGCTTGTTCGGGGTTTAAAACACGATAAatcattttttgtgtgtatttatttcgaCTGGTAATCATTCATATGAATAGGTTGTCAGAGTAAACATCAAGCCAGCTATATTAGGCTACTTTAAAGTTAGCTGGCTACATGTACAACATAGCATAGCTGCCTTATTCATACTGATGAACCATCTGACTCTAACGGTCCTCCATATTTTTCATTAGTAACTTtctgcttctctgtttgtttcagGAGTCTGAGGATGTCGGGACAGAAGCGTCCTGCTGACCCCAGCGGCCCCTCGTCCTCCGGTGCGCCCCCGGAGAAGCggagggagagggaaggagaggatgGGGGTCCCGGTGTCAGCGCTGCTGCTGCGGGGAGCACCGCGGTGGAGACTGTCATCAAACTGGGAGGAGTGTCCAACTCAGTGAGGCCCCTTTTATTATCCATTACAGCCAGTATATGTGTTCACAAGTGTCACCTCGGAAGTGTAAAGGCTGGGTGTTCTTTGgctgcctttttctttttgcactCATGTTTgcataatttatttttcaggAAGAACAAGACATCAAAGCTCTCCAGGCTAAGAACCGAAAGTTGGGAGAATCTCTCGATCAAAGACAGGTAACTTAACATGCATAAgtctttatatacacacacacacactcagaagaaGCTGCATATATGTACTCTCTTGTGTGGAGAGGTTCATCTCTTGGCTTGGTTGATCTGCAGGTGATTGAGGATGAATTGCGAGAACGAATTGAACGACTAGAGACTCGCCAGGCCACTGATGATGCCAGTCTGCTAATCCTCAATAGATACTGGAACCAGGTAAACAAGTTCAGACAGggaaaaaagagcaaaaataaCTTGCTCAACATCATCACTTTCCTGTAAAGACCAAAGAGTCGAAATGTGATgcacttctctttcttttagTTTGACGAAAACATTAAGCTGACCATCAGGCGTTACGATCAAGCAAGCAGCGAACCTGAGAAATCTCAGGCAGGGGAGGCACGGAGCCTGAAGCCAGAAACTCCAGAACCTGATGGCGACTCCAACCAGGAGCGGGCCAAGGACAGAGGTAAAGATGGAGTTGACATGGGATCGTGACTTTGAAAGCAGTAACATGTCGCAGTTTGAGTaacgaaacaaacaaacaaaccctctTTCCTGCTGTTGTCACTCAGGCCACCAGGGAGAGACCAACAACTCCTTCCTCGCCACACtggcgagcagcagcagtgaagaGATGGAGGCTGAGCTTCAGGAGAGGGTTGAGTCAAGCCAGAAGCAGGCCAGTCATGTAATGGAGATCTATGAGAGTCTGAAGAAAACCGTGGACCAACTGAAGGCAGAGCTGGACAGTGGAACAGGTGAGATGAATCATGGGGAAGTTTTGGTAGAGGAAGACTGGAAGAAAAATGATTCAGGAGGTTCATCAAGCCtattaacatgtttacaccCATGCTTTTCTTTCCAGAGGGCACTCTATGGCAGGCAGCTTCCAAACTGAACGCCCTCCTGACCAGCGAAAACGAGCGGCTGCAGCAGCTGACTGAGGACCTCAAGCAAAAGCACAGTCACATGACAAGCGAGGTACCAATCATACACTTTTCCCTATTTACTGTTGCAGTATGTTCCTTCTCAGGTTGAGTCGAGCTTACAGGGATAGTTCAGAATTTTTTAAGTGGTTTTGTATGAGATACTTATCCATAtccagtgtattacctacagtttGGAAAAGCAAACAAGTGCTGCCATAGTAGCTGAGCAATGCACTGCTTTGTAAGGGGGCAGGAGCAAAATGTAtattagccacctaaaaagtgACCCATCTAAATAAGACTACATCACTTTAAGTGTacactgtatttagaatatGTTCACTGTtctaccttgccatcagacagccctttgcAACAAGAAACTGAGCTGAAACTGGAACTTACCTGTGCTCTGCTCAAAGCCACAAGACTCCTTTGAAAAAGCAGTAATTTCACATCTCAGAACATGgcagttgctggtctaccactgccctagttggtcattttgtgcttttttgaGACTTAAGTGAAACCAAACTAACCCTTTGAAACACCAAAGTCATAcaacagcacaaacaaactaaccgatagaggcagtggtagacGAGCAACTGCCGTACTCTGCAtcattaaattactgttttgtcaatggagtctggtggctttgaggagagcatagATGACAGCTTTAGTTAACCATTGGACAGCACTGTCTGTGTCAAGgcaaagtgatgaaaatattctaaatgtagCGTACACTTACActgaaattgattttattagATGGCTTAGATATGtcttgctgctgcccctgtccacagcagtacataaCGCAGCTTCCGTTGCGGTACTCCCAGCtttttctccaaactgggagtgtGTTGATCGCAATCTACTATAGGTAATACACTGAATAtgaatatgtttaaaaaaaaatcagaacctTTAACAGTTACAAAAATGCTTGTAAAATTCTTGAAAATTGCTGCAACTGCTACATTCAATGGTAAACCCCCCTTTAAGCGTGTGTTACCACAATGCAGGGCGTTCATTTGTAACAGAGTTCAGGCACTTTGAATCTTTTAGTTCTGAATTGGTCTAAATACATGATAGTTTTAAGTATTTGTAAAGTCAGTTATCAAGTACATTGTTAATTTTTTACTCTTTATCCTCTAGTAACAGGTGCTTTGTTGCAGAAAATATCTTAGCAGAGCGCTAACGTAAGGGTGTCCCGCCATCCCAAGGACAGAGGAAAGGGGGGTGATGGtcagggatgataacatttttgGGATGGTCACTGGGAGGAACATAGACCTTgcctaaaaaaaattcaaatgcgATTAAACCATAACAGTAGTCTCTGACAAAGTTTCATTGTGGCATTGTGAGAGAGAGCAAaattcacacactgacacacacatagcaAGAAGGTGAACCATGGCTGTCGGGCACTTACAATGCTGTCTGAAGCAGGGATGGGATTTTGAAAGAAATGGAATCACAAATTTT encodes the following:
- the aldob gene encoding fructose-bisphosphate aldolase B, translating into MTHQFPSLSPEQKKELSDIAQKIVAPGKGILAADESTGTMGKRLQKINVENNEENRRCFRDLLFSCDASMSNCIGGVIFFHETLYQKANSGKLFPQVIKDKGIVVGIKVDKGTAGLNGTDGETTTQGLDGLSERCAQYKKDGCDFAKWRCVLKISDGCPSPLAIAENANVLARYASICQQNGLVPIVEPEILPDGEHDLQRCQYVTEKVLAAVYKALSDHHVYLEGTLLKPNMVTAGHSCAKKFTPQEVAMATVTALRRTVPASVPGICFLSGGQSEEEASRNLNAINQVPLHRPWKLTFSYGRALQASALAAWQGKAANKAAAQEAFCTRAKINGLAAKGEYKPSGSADQASMQSLYTASYVY